The DNA region CTGTGTACCCACGAAGCTACTCAGCACCAGTATACTTTTCTTCGACGATAACGAAAACGTTGTTCTGAAAATGTACGAGGACATGATAGCTGATCGTTGTGGTTGTCGTTAATCGGATAACGCTTGTTTTGACCGAAAATTGTTGCTCGATTTTTCCTGAAGAATTCACGTCAAAAGGACACACGGATTAGTGATCGTACGAACGATTTGTGAGTGTTCTTCGGGATTTGAAGAATTATGTCTAAGAGAATAGATTAAATGTTGTATCTTTTGGGTTCTCGTTGGTCTTTCTAAGTACTTACGTCctcctaaaagaaaaataaaaaaagattattatcttTACAATATCGAGCGTTATTTTCGCATAAGTCGTTGTACGTCGACAAAGTCCTGTTTGTAAATAAGAACATTCCCAagtacgcgtacacgtgtgCACGCGTGCGTCCTCCCctctcacatacacatacacacacacaacacgaACACACACAACGTTGTACTGTAATGTAATCTATTGTTATAACGTATCtctgtaaattattataatcgtaattcgtagatatagatataatgagattaaatttgtatatatatctcgtgACAACttcattagaattatttatagcGAAATAGTAGATAtacaataaatgatatttaaaccgataattattattattatttttttgtttattattccTTTGTCCTCTGatccttaaaaaatatataaagtgaaAAATCTTGAAAGTTCGCGTTAAAAACGTACACAGGACTTGATTATTGTCTGCTATCAAAGGAGCGTCTCGAAATCAAACGCTTCTCTCAAGCTCGCGGAATGTTTTCGAGAGGGCGAACGATGAAATCAGCGGTGAAATTTATAAGCCTGGCGTTAAAATAAATGCGACAGTTATTCGTGTTGTTGACGGTGAGTTTGGCGCCGGTGGATTGCAGAAATGCAGTCGCGGAATGTGAAACGCTACCGGTGTTGAACTTCCACGAGTACGTTAtggaaaacaaaagataagGGTGGCCAGCCTCTCTCGAAGTAACTTCGACATTAACTCGGACCACTCGATATGTAAACTATCATATTTTGCAAcattttctcattattttgttatatatgtgAATACTATATAATACACAAAATTCAGATGTTTCTACTgacaatttcatttaaaaattcgtaATAGTTATCGagatatcaattttaaaagataaaatttatttaaactatTGAGAAACTTCTTTATACCATATTGTattgaaaatggaaaaaaaaagaaataagtaaaaaagtgATAGTCGACATATGAAATAACCTAGTTATGCTCAAAAGATATCTTATATGCTGGAATCATTTTGTTCCTAttgaaatatacaaattatattaataaagtcATACGGAAGATATCGCAGTTGGCGTACgatcataataaattatcttctCGCATGTCTCATGGAATATTCGCCTACTGCCTATTATCAtacaaatttagaaaattatccTAAGTATTATGTAGTATCGTGAAACTAAGAaagttttatgattttttcgcttttttatgcgtgtttctaatttatatatatatattacaaatatatgatTCAAATGTCTATgactttcataaaatatatataatattatatatctatacattaaacaaaataataaataatacttaaataatttattttttcttaatactaataaagtttattattatatatcatacgtacttatatattataaaagaaatgtaagaGATAAGGCGGATTCGTACGTTCAACACACCCCATCAATTTCTCGATACCAGCATTTACATATCTGTGAGGTGTCTGACTGCTCGCGTGCCGCTCTCACTGCATTCCCGTACGCGCATCTCCGGTTATATTTACTTCAGGGTGGGTGTATTTTCGAATCTGTTCGACTAAAAATAACTGGAACGTGTTTCACTGCATTCCATTCATGTTGTATTTAGATCCTGGCGCCGTAATACGTATTGATTTACGATACGACTTTGTGCGAACTTTGCGGTCCAAAAGATAACATATTAATGACTTTTCGTACTCAAGTACTAGATCATTCAAGTAATCACTTTCATCCATTATACAAGATCAATGAACaacacgaaacaaaaaaatgaactaCTTAAATCGCCTACttctgaaatattataaaaacaaatggaTTTATCTGATAGACAGATTTTGTAATAATGTGAATGAtttgatcgattattaataagatACAAGGAACATGTTTGATTAAAAGTAGAATCGAAATTGGAGAAATCGTGAcgtacgaaataaaagaaaggaaaaagatgttTTTTTAAGGAGGATGAAATGAAAGCCTAAGCCGTGATACGCCATAATAGAAGCTATACAATGACGTAGTGTTCTGTCATCCGGCGTGCTACCTCTCCAACCGTTTCACCTCGCCGCCACTGGCCCATTATAGTGGGACAGAACTTCACCGATTCACAACTATACACATAGTGGTGTACGCCTTTGAACAGTGAGCGCCGCGTTTTGTACCcgctcttcttctcttctcgcaATTCTCATACTTCATCATTTTGATAAGATAAACGTGTGTGCTTCTTccctaatttatttatctttccgGGAGAGGATACCGATGAactttcgatttcaaaatctTACGATACTTGGtcattatttctttacaaTCATGAAGAactaaaacaaagaaaataaaatcgatttggTGATAATAATGAATAGCTACAAGATAtattgatcgattaatcgtgctaaatattcgaaaattacAGTTGTCTTGCGAATTTGgcattaataaagaataaaaaaaaaaaagaaaagaaacaaaagaaaagaaaaataaaagaaaaacaaaaaagaaaatgaggacGATACAATTGCTGATGTGTATAATCGTTATTCTTCATTTGATTTTAACTGTTACTCTTATACGTTACCAGGTAAGTGAAGTAAACAAATAAGGtgacatttaataaaatattttcattctccGATAATATACGGAATCAGAGGTAAAGCGCTCTTTCGTTGAGCATTTGAATAAGCAAATGTTACTGTTTTCTTCAAATAATCTATATCttctaaaatatcaataagattattattagttattataatatacattttacagTGAAATAAATGCAGTATACCTATGTATCGTCGATTCCGATAAgagatattacatattatatttcctgttagttttcgtttcttcaaaCTGAGACGGAGTAGGAGTTCTTCCCGGCATCATACAATGGCTACGCCATTGAATGGGCAACGATCGCATAACACGCGGCTTCTCAGAAGTAGAAATGTTCCATCTCTCGCATCGTTGAGCGTATCCCATTCCAGTCCATTCCACTCATACCGTTCCAACACATACCGCTAcgtccctttttctccttcaaaGTCCGTAACTCATCTACGAAGTAAACACGGTCTTTTGATGTTATGCTCGTTGTGTTGCTcgtgtgagaaaaaaaaaacagaaaaaaagaaaaagaaaaacagttaTCAGTAACCAATAGAAGactttagaattaaaaaaatgatctgcatatgtatgtatataattgcATTTAATCGGGAATTATTGAAAGTATGCGTTTTCACCATttcgaattcattttcataacgatcaaattttcttcaatacgttttataaatttatataaacgacATCAAAGATCCAATCGCCATTTTGATTCTGCTTGTGTACTGACATACGGACTTTTAAAAATGGCGCCTTAAATGTCgcaaaattacattttaattttttatcctgtaataatatatatacggtATCAGACAAGGAATACTCTATCAAGAcggatttttaataaaatgatgaGCGCTGTTCACTTTTTTCCGAACTTAAATACATCACTCTCGTTAAttatatcgagaaagaaacgagaaaacgacGATATCGATGTTTTATTAACGAGGCACTCGAAGAATCGAAAACgacattgtaaaaataattctacgtGTTCTCATATCGGGACATCGGAACAGGTAAGTATTGTAATAAGCATGATCGACAAAACataattaacgaataataataggaCAATAACAAATGATAAACTTTCGTATTCACAGATATTCCTTAAAACACAAGAGAATAACGATTACGAAACCGAGGAATCACGTTTAATGACAAAGATCCGAGCgtcaaatgaaaaagatgaaaatattagTACGCGATCAGAAGATATCGATACCAATAACGATAGATCGTCGATTATCGATGGATACGTCGAGGATAAGGATAACGATACAATCGGCGATTACGTCGACGGTAGAGATTTCCCTTCTATTTATGAAACTTCGGATGATTTTTCTGGCATGTTGACGAATGTTTTTCAAACCTTGCTAAATGCATCGTTTGAGAACAATCAAAATATCTTAAAGGGATTGCATTTTGTCAGAGAAAAATTGGACACGGACCCATGTCAAAGGTGGTTGAATAATCAAGACAAACTCGAAGCGGCATTTTCGGGTGAGGTTATTTAACACTTTTgtcgttaattaaaagaaaaatgaagtacAACACACGTTTCAGGACACCTCGTTGTTCTTCCCGCCTGTCCGTGCAAGTATCCGAACAGTATCTTCTACGACAACAATCTATGGgacgaaaaacaaaagaagcaTTTTCGTTGGCGCGACGTGAGCAGTGCATCTTACCGATTGGATGTTTACAAGCCTGGGGCGGCCTATTGCGTGCGTACTCTATTGGCTACGGGAACCGGAAGTGCTCAACATTGTTGCTACGATAGTGACAGAAAGCTGATAACACGTGGTTCCGGTGCAGGGACACCGTATTTTGTTAGTCCAGAAATATCTTTGATTCTTCATGAGAAAATAGACATTTTACCTTGGCGTCTTTGTAAAGGAGATTTTTCTAGGTATTTTTATTTGGGAATTGTGTTTGACACATCGTGATAGGTTCCATTGTTAAAAAAGTACATGTGTACGTTGTTTAGATTTAACAAAGTGAGGCCACCGAACAACGAAAATGGTTGTAATGAAAATCCAGACAACGAGGAGTATCAACGACAAATAAACAGtacgaaatattattgaaGAACTCTAGTTTTCATTCATGAAGATATGACGAAGCGAAAGTgttaaattgtaataaatagtGTTTTTGtacttgaaatattaattataatgatacagaattttatttaaactttatTGACTTTGTTAAAAgagattataagaaaaaaaaaattatatcttaccaaattttaaaagaaatatatatgcgaTGCATTTGTTCTCAAATATTCCCGCCTTTCCTACCTTATCGACACGACGACGCTATCAATTGTCATGGTTACCACTTGCAAACACAAAACCAACACTGTCTCTTTAATCCTactaaagataaataaatcgtattttgACGATGGATTGGGCTTCGGATTTAGAAATTACATCGAAGAAGgtaaatttcttaaaatcaTCGTCGTAATTCGTAAATGTTTTATACGTAGTCGTAGATGTATCATTGGATACCTgtgttcgatattattattaaaattttgtaaacatTTTCAAACACCTAATGTTTACAGCTTATTCCTAGACTGGGCAGAAGAGCAGGCCAAAATATTACGCAGGAAGACTCAAAATCGGACGAGGATTTGTTAAACAGTCCTACGTCATTATCCTCAGGACGCTCAACGCAGCCACCTGTGGCGCCACCTCGTACCAGAAAAACTGGTTGGGGTGACGATTTGAAAAGTGGCAAGTGAGTGACGATAttctgaatattttaattttgttctcttacatttaaaaataattcaattgtcAAACTATTTGATCTGTTTATTCGTTATTGTAGGACAAAAGCTTCTTCTAACATCATCGAACAGTAAGTATCTAtaatgaacaaaaatatagaatCAGACATCTGTAGTCACTAACAGATTATTCCTTAGGGACCGATTTCGATCAATGGGAAAAGAGAATCAAGAAGATGGTAAGATCACGACGAATGTTTGTAAATACCAACATATACGATaccatttttaatataaaaaaataaataattaaatgatctTATTACAGATATTCCCGTGATTCCGGATTTAGATGAAATTCAAGAGGACAATGTTCTTTCAGATCTTTCTAATGCACCTGTGTAAgtgaaaaattgatattactaattatataataaattctagcaatttttgatttcttttctttttatatgatcTACATTGaacattcatttattattataggaTTGACACGAACAGAGTCACGGCTTATAAAGAGTTGGATacggatttaattaaaaacgaagCATTTACATCGTTAGATGGGATCAGTCTTTTCCCTCTTAcagaaaaattgtataatgaaaatatagtGAAGGAACCCGACGAAGCTTGGAATTGGAATCTTCTGTTCACGCAAGTCGCATCGGAGATAAATAACGAGATccagaaaaaattaaatgtttaaatacaaatatgtaaacataattgtataaattattttttatacatgaaatataataaaatttgtttcttactATACTTGCGAAatgtattgaaaaatatattcgatattatatataggttAAGTGTtctatcgtaataaaaaaaaaatggcatACTGCTTTTCCGCAGTGCCTGTATATGGAAGCGACAAATTACCTCGTCTGACCTATTCGATTGCCCCCCAATTTGGAAATCGCGGTAGTTCGAGGAGCGACGTGAAGACTCAACCGTGCAGGCGTGCATATCCGAGGTTTTGGAAGAAAACCACGAACATGCACGCGCAATCGGGAGCCGAACACAAGCTACTTGAAGCGACCACGTGACAACACCCACTGAGCAGATCTGCCATATCTCGACGTTTAGCGATCAATGTTCAGCTGTGCCATCACTAGCACACACTTCCGCCAATCTTTAATCGGTTGCTGTTTATAAAGATAAGATGGCTTTAGAAAGTATTTGTGAGAAACTCAAGTATACAATAATCTAACAGAGTCATCTATTGACTGTATCAAGGAATCTCAAATTTATGCTACTGCGcatccttcgttttttttattcctcttagCGGCAAATTTCAAATGTCCGCTATCAACCCCATCTTTCTCAGCTTTCGAACTTTCAAATGGTACATTCAATTTAAATGTTTTGTTCTTGCTCAGAAAAATgtacaaatattttgataaacgccgaatttatacaaatttcgGCTTCTTTTAAGGAAACCGTTCCTCGTGGTCATAATGGGTATTATATATGCCATTGTAAATAAAGAACAAGATTCGTATATAGTCTCAAATAAGACAGAAATTCCTGACTGTATACCATGTCCAACCGAGATAGACAGGAAACCTGGAAATCCAGGGAGTTTCGAAGATCTTCATAAAAAAGTGAAGGATCTTTATCCACAAAATTTTGAGGGTgcaagattaaaaattaagaaagttCTCAGTTCCCATTTTAATGTAATGCATACAATAACATTGAGTTCTGTAACTCCTTCGGGA from Vespula vulgaris chromosome 8, iyVesVulg1.1, whole genome shotgun sequence includes:
- the LOC127065898 gene encoding intraflagellar transport protein 43 homolog isoform X1, whose protein sequence is MDWASDLEITSKKLIPRLGRRAGQNITQEDSKSDEDLLNSPTSLSSGRSTQPPVAPPRTRKTGWGDDLKSGKTKASSNIIEQLFLRDRFRSMGKENQEDDIPVIPDLDEIQEDNVLSDLSNAPVIDTNRVTAYKELDTDLIKNEAFTSLDGISLFPLTEKLYNENIVKEPDEAWNWNLLFTQVASEINNEIQKKLNV
- the LOC127065888 gene encoding uncharacterized protein LOC127065888 isoform X3, whose protein sequence is MRTIQLLMCIIVILHLILTVTLIRYQTRNTLSRRIFNKMMSAVHFFPNLNTSLSLIISRKKRENDDIDVLLTRHSKNRKRHCKNNSTCSHIGTSEQIFLKTQENNDYETEESRLMTKIRASNEKDENISTRSEDIDTNNDRSSIIDGYVEDKDNDTIGDYVDGRDFPSIYETSDDFSGMLTNVFQTLLNASFENNQNILKGLHFVREKLDTDPCQRWLNNQDKLEAAFSGHLVVLPACPCKYPNSIFYDNNLWDEKQKKHFRWRDVSSASYRLDVYKPGAAYCVRTLLATGTGSAQHCCYDSDRKLITRGSGAGTPYFVFLFGNCV
- the LOC127065888 gene encoding isthmin-1-like isoform X2, whose amino-acid sequence is MMSAVHFFPNLNTSLSLIISRKKRENDDIDVLLTRHSKNRKRHCKNNSTCSHIGTSEQIFLKTQENNDYETEESRLMTKIRASNEKDENISTRSEDIDTNNDRSSIIDGYVEDKDNDTIGDYVDGRDFPSIYETSDDFSGMLTNVFQTLLNASFENNQNILKGLHFVREKLDTDPCQRWLNNQDKLEAAFSGHLVVLPACPCKYPNSIFYDNNLWDEKQKKHFRWRDVSSASYRLDVYKPGAAYCVRTLLATGTGSAQHCCYDSDRKLITRGSGAGTPYFVSPEISLILHEKIDILPWRLCKGDFSRFNKVRPPNNENGCNENPDNEEYQRQINSTKYY
- the LOC127065898 gene encoding intraflagellar transport protein 43 homolog isoform X2, whose amino-acid sequence is MDWASDLEITSKKLIPRLGRRAGQNITQEDSKSDEDLLNSPTSLSSGRSTQPPVAPPRTRKTGWGDDLKSGKTKASSNIIEQDRFRSMGKENQEDDIPVIPDLDEIQEDNVLSDLSNAPVIDTNRVTAYKELDTDLIKNEAFTSLDGISLFPLTEKLYNENIVKEPDEAWNWNLLFTQVASEINNEIQKKLNV
- the LOC127065888 gene encoding isthmin-1-like isoform X1 is translated as MRTIQLLMCIIVILHLILTVTLIRYQTRNTLSRRIFNKMMSAVHFFPNLNTSLSLIISRKKRENDDIDVLLTRHSKNRKRHCKNNSTCSHIGTSEQIFLKTQENNDYETEESRLMTKIRASNEKDENISTRSEDIDTNNDRSSIIDGYVEDKDNDTIGDYVDGRDFPSIYETSDDFSGMLTNVFQTLLNASFENNQNILKGLHFVREKLDTDPCQRWLNNQDKLEAAFSGHLVVLPACPCKYPNSIFYDNNLWDEKQKKHFRWRDVSSASYRLDVYKPGAAYCVRTLLATGTGSAQHCCYDSDRKLITRGSGAGTPYFVSPEISLILHEKIDILPWRLCKGDFSRFNKVRPPNNENGCNENPDNEEYQRQINSTKYY